Proteins from one Falco naumanni isolate bFalNau1 chromosome 2, bFalNau1.pat, whole genome shotgun sequence genomic window:
- the SMAD9 gene encoding mothers against decapentaplegic homolog 9 isoform X1 encodes MHSSTPISSLFSFTSPAVKRLLGWKQGDEEEKWAEKAVDSLVKKLKKKKGAMEELERALSCPGQPSKCVTIPRSLDGRLQVSHRKGLPHVIYCRVWRWPDLQSHHELKPLECCEFPFGSKQKEVCINPYHYRRVETPVLPPVLVPRHSEFNPHLSLLAKFRNTSLHSEPLMPHNATYPDSFQHPPCTPFPSSPSHMFSQSPNSISYPNSPGSSSGPGSPYQLTVETPPPPYHAREPPGTHNGRSMDAIAESQLVLSLPNGGKSADGEAENFRPVCYEEPQHWCSVAYYELNNRVGETFQASSRSILIDGFTDPSNNKNRFCLGLLSNVNRNSTIENTRRHIGKGVHLYYVGGEVYAECVSDSSIFVQSRNCNYQHGFHPATVCKIPSGCSLKIFNNQLFAQLLAQSVNHGFEVVYELTKMCTIRMSFVKGWGAEYHRQDVTSTPCWIEIHLHGPLQWLDKVLTQMGSPHNPISSVS; translated from the exons ATGCACTCCAGCACCCCTATCAGTTCCTTGTTCTCCTTCACCAGCCCTGCAGTGAaaaggctgctgggctggaaaCAAGGAGATGAAGAGGAAAAGTGGGCAGAAAAAGCTGTTGATTCCTTGGTGAAGaagttaaagaagaaaaaaggtgcCATGGAAGAACTGGAAAGGGCTCTGAGCTGCCCAGGTCAGCCGAGTAAATGTGTCACGATCCCACGTTCCTTGGATGGGCGATTGCAGGTGTCGCACCGCAAGGGGCTTCCCCACGTCATATACTGCAGAGTGTGGCGCTGGCCTGATTTACAGTCTCACCATGAGTTGAAACCACTGGAATGTTGTGAGTTCCCATTTggttcaaaacagaaagaagtatGCATTAACCCCTACCATTACCGGCGGGTGGAAACCCCAG tcctACCTCCTGTACTCGTTCCAAGACACAGTGAATTTAACCCTCACCTCAGCCTCCTTGCCAAGTTTCGAAACACTTCTCTGCACAGTGAGCCGCTGATGCCGCACAATGCCACCTATCCTGATTCTTTCCAGCATCCTCCATGCACCCCTTTCCCATCATCACCCAGCCACATGTTCTCCCAGTCACCTAACAGCATCAGCTACCCCAATTCACCAGGAAGTTCTTCTGGACCAGGAAGTCCCTATCAGCTCACGG TGGAAACTCCACCCCCGCCTTACCATGCAAGAGAACCTCCAGGAACCCACAATGGGCGATCAATGGATGCAATAGCTGAAAGTCAATTAGTGCTGTCTTTGCCCAATGGAGGTAAATCTGCCGATGGAGAAGCTGAAA acTTTCGGCCTGTTTGCTATGAGGAACCCCAACACTGGTGCTCAGTTGCCTACTATGAACTCAACAACCGGGTAGGGGAGACTTTCCAGGCTTCCTCTCGAAGTATCCTTATAGATGGATTTACAGATCCCTCAAATAACAAAAACAGGTTCTGCCTGGGACTGCTCTCAAATGTAAACCGCAACTCTACTATAGAAAACACCAGGAGACACATAGGAAAAG gTGTTCATCTTTACTATGTTGGTGGAGAAGTTTATGCCGAATGTGTCAGTGACAGCAGTATTTTTGTGCAAAGCCGCAACTGTAACTACCAGCATGGTTTCCACCCAGCCACTGTTTGCAAGATCCCCAGTGGCTGTAGCCTCAAGATCTTCAACAACCAGCTCTTTgcccagctgcttgctcagtCAGTCAATCACGGTTTTGAAGTGGTGTATGAGCTGACCAAGATGTGTACTATTCGAATGAGCTTTGTTAAA ggctggggagcagagtaTCATCGCCAAGATGTTACAAGCACACCCTGCTGGATTGAGATCCACCTGCATGGACCATTGCAATGGCTGGATAAGGTGCTGACACAGATGGGCTCACCTCATAACCCCATCTCCTCGGTCTCTTAA
- the SMAD9 gene encoding mothers against decapentaplegic homolog 9 isoform X2, with protein MHSSTPISSLFSFTSPAVKRLLGWKQGDEEEKWAEKAVDSLVKKLKKKKGAMEELERALSCPGQPSKCVTIPRSLDGRLQVSHRKGLPHVIYCRVWRWPDLQSHHELKPLECCEFPFGSKQKEVCINPYHYRRVETPVLPPVLVPRHSEFNPHLSLLAKFRNTSLHSEPLMPHNATYPDSFQHPPCTPFPSSPSHMFSQSPNSISYPNSPGSSSGPGSPYQLTVETPPPPYHAREPPGTHNGRSMDAIAESQLVLSLPNGDFRPVCYEEPQHWCSVAYYELNNRVGETFQASSRSILIDGFTDPSNNKNRFCLGLLSNVNRNSTIENTRRHIGKGVHLYYVGGEVYAECVSDSSIFVQSRNCNYQHGFHPATVCKIPSGCSLKIFNNQLFAQLLAQSVNHGFEVVYELTKMCTIRMSFVKGWGAEYHRQDVTSTPCWIEIHLHGPLQWLDKVLTQMGSPHNPISSVS; from the exons ATGCACTCCAGCACCCCTATCAGTTCCTTGTTCTCCTTCACCAGCCCTGCAGTGAaaaggctgctgggctggaaaCAAGGAGATGAAGAGGAAAAGTGGGCAGAAAAAGCTGTTGATTCCTTGGTGAAGaagttaaagaagaaaaaaggtgcCATGGAAGAACTGGAAAGGGCTCTGAGCTGCCCAGGTCAGCCGAGTAAATGTGTCACGATCCCACGTTCCTTGGATGGGCGATTGCAGGTGTCGCACCGCAAGGGGCTTCCCCACGTCATATACTGCAGAGTGTGGCGCTGGCCTGATTTACAGTCTCACCATGAGTTGAAACCACTGGAATGTTGTGAGTTCCCATTTggttcaaaacagaaagaagtatGCATTAACCCCTACCATTACCGGCGGGTGGAAACCCCAG tcctACCTCCTGTACTCGTTCCAAGACACAGTGAATTTAACCCTCACCTCAGCCTCCTTGCCAAGTTTCGAAACACTTCTCTGCACAGTGAGCCGCTGATGCCGCACAATGCCACCTATCCTGATTCTTTCCAGCATCCTCCATGCACCCCTTTCCCATCATCACCCAGCCACATGTTCTCCCAGTCACCTAACAGCATCAGCTACCCCAATTCACCAGGAAGTTCTTCTGGACCAGGAAGTCCCTATCAGCTCACGG TGGAAACTCCACCCCCGCCTTACCATGCAAGAGAACCTCCAGGAACCCACAATGGGCGATCAATGGATGCAATAGCTGAAAGTCAATTAGTGCTGTCTTTGCCCAATGGAG acTTTCGGCCTGTTTGCTATGAGGAACCCCAACACTGGTGCTCAGTTGCCTACTATGAACTCAACAACCGGGTAGGGGAGACTTTCCAGGCTTCCTCTCGAAGTATCCTTATAGATGGATTTACAGATCCCTCAAATAACAAAAACAGGTTCTGCCTGGGACTGCTCTCAAATGTAAACCGCAACTCTACTATAGAAAACACCAGGAGACACATAGGAAAAG gTGTTCATCTTTACTATGTTGGTGGAGAAGTTTATGCCGAATGTGTCAGTGACAGCAGTATTTTTGTGCAAAGCCGCAACTGTAACTACCAGCATGGTTTCCACCCAGCCACTGTTTGCAAGATCCCCAGTGGCTGTAGCCTCAAGATCTTCAACAACCAGCTCTTTgcccagctgcttgctcagtCAGTCAATCACGGTTTTGAAGTGGTGTATGAGCTGACCAAGATGTGTACTATTCGAATGAGCTTTGTTAAA ggctggggagcagagtaTCATCGCCAAGATGTTACAAGCACACCCTGCTGGATTGAGATCCACCTGCATGGACCATTGCAATGGCTGGATAAGGTGCTGACACAGATGGGCTCACCTCATAACCCCATCTCCTCGGTCTCTTAA